In Bdellovibrionales bacterium, the following proteins share a genomic window:
- the fliS gene encoding flagellar export chaperone FliS, with amino-acid sequence MKSGYQQYKKTSVESASREKLLLMMYEGAIKYIKRAQLAMERKDIAGRGENIGRAFDIVIELNSTLNHEVGGDLAANLEQLYMFITDQLTQANVHGKVEHLENALRVLTTLYEGWTQAIEKIKKEEQVR; translated from the coding sequence ATGAAAAGCGGATATCAGCAGTACAAGAAAACTTCTGTAGAGAGCGCAAGTAGAGAAAAACTTCTCCTGATGATGTACGAAGGAGCGATAAAATATATCAAGCGCGCCCAACTTGCGATGGAGAGAAAAGATATTGCTGGACGAGGGGAAAATATTGGCAGGGCCTTCGATATTGTGATCGAGCTCAACTCCACCCTAAATCATGAGGTAGGTGGGGATTTGGCTGCAAATTTGGAACAACTCTATATGTTTATTACGGATCAGCTGACTCAAGCGAACGTGCACGGCAAGGTCGAGCACCTTGAGAATGCATTGAGAGTATTAACTACTTTGTATGAAGGTTGGACGCAGGCAATTGAAAAAATTAAAAAAGAAGAGCAAGTGAGATAA